A window from Sphingobacterium hotanense encodes these proteins:
- the fabF gene encoding beta-ketoacyl-ACP synthase II — translation MELKRVVVTGLGALTPLGNTVAEYWDGLINGVSGAAPITHFDASKFKTQFACEVKGFDPHNYMDRKEARKIDPFVQYAIASTDEAVKDAGLEFDKLDTNRIGVIWGSGIGGLTTFLDEVAGFAKGDGTPRFNPFFIPKMLIDLAPGHISMRHGLRGPNFSAVSACASATNAMIDAFNYIRMGLADVIISGGSEATINEAGIGGFNAMHALSTRNDDPKTASRPFDKDRDGFVSGEGSGAIILESLEHALARGAKIYAEIAGGGMSADAYHITASHPEGLGARLAMSKALADANLDATAIDYINVHGTSTPVGDVSETKAIIEQFGDHAYKLNISSTKSMTGHLLGAAGAVESIASILAVQNDIVPPTINHFTDDPEIDNRLNFTFNKAQKRVVNAALSNTFGFGGHNASLIVKKYKA, via the coding sequence ATGGAGCTTAAAAGAGTAGTTGTAACAGGATTGGGTGCACTTACACCCCTAGGTAACACCGTCGCAGAATACTGGGATGGGTTAATTAATGGTGTAAGTGGTGCCGCTCCTATTACGCATTTTGATGCGTCAAAATTCAAAACCCAATTTGCTTGTGAAGTGAAGGGGTTTGATCCACATAACTATATGGACCGTAAAGAGGCTCGTAAAATCGACCCTTTCGTTCAATATGCAATTGCATCGACCGACGAAGCTGTCAAAGATGCGGGATTAGAGTTTGATAAACTAGATACCAATCGTATTGGTGTAATTTGGGGGTCAGGTATTGGGGGCTTGACTACATTTTTGGATGAGGTTGCTGGATTTGCAAAGGGCGATGGTACACCACGCTTTAATCCTTTCTTTATACCGAAGATGTTAATTGATTTAGCTCCGGGACATATCTCTATGCGACATGGCTTGAGAGGTCCTAACTTTTCAGCAGTTTCAGCTTGTGCTTCTGCAACAAACGCGATGATTGATGCATTCAACTATATCCGTATGGGTTTAGCTGATGTGATCATTAGCGGAGGTTCTGAGGCGACAATTAATGAAGCTGGTATTGGCGGGTTCAATGCAATGCATGCACTTTCCACTCGTAATGATGATCCGAAAACGGCATCACGTCCTTTTGATAAGGATCGCGACGGTTTCGTTTCTGGCGAGGGTTCAGGTGCTATTATATTAGAAAGTTTAGAGCATGCTTTAGCACGTGGTGCTAAGATTTATGCTGAGATTGCCGGTGGTGGTATGAGTGCAGATGCATATCACATTACTGCTTCGCATCCAGAAGGATTAGGTGCTCGCTTAGCGATGAGCAAAGCTTTGGCTGATGCGAATTTAGACGCAACAGCTATTGATTATATTAACGTGCATGGTACATCGACTCCAGTAGGCGATGTTAGTGAGACCAAAGCTATTATTGAGCAATTTGGGGATCATGCATATAAATTGAATATTAGTTCTACAAAATCAATGACGGGTCACCTATTAGGTGCTGCGGGAGCAGTGGAGTCGATTGCATCGATTCTTGCTGTACAAAATGATATTGTACCTCCTACAATCAATCATTTTACGGACGATCCTGAAATTGACAATAGATTGAACTTTACTTTCAACAAAGCACAGAAACGTGTTGTTAATGCTGCATTAAGCAATACATTCGGATTCGGTGGACACAATGCTTCTTTGATTGTTAAAAAATACAAAGCATAG
- the rnc gene encoding ribonuclease III, which produces MPISVYKLYLSPQKAYFKKLKNILGFVPGNVRLYQMAFRHKSVAKPIKEGVKNSNERLEFLGDAVLGSVVAELLFKLYPYKDEGFLTEMRSKIVSRANLNQLSRKLGFNELIEFDARMISYPNKQGSLLGDAFEALIGAVYLDKGYKFTREFLLSRIIKPHVDIHTLEITETNFKSRLIEWCQHNGKEVAFIQIDNPEGESAKMFSVKVVVDGEDCGIGRDFNKKSAEKMAAEKACEYLKIFE; this is translated from the coding sequence ATGCCGATTAGTGTTTATAAACTGTATTTATCTCCCCAAAAAGCTTACTTCAAGAAGTTAAAGAATATCTTAGGCTTTGTGCCGGGGAATGTCAGGTTATACCAAATGGCGTTTCGACATAAATCGGTTGCTAAGCCGATTAAAGAGGGGGTTAAAAATAGCAATGAGCGTTTAGAGTTTTTGGGTGATGCTGTTCTGGGTTCAGTAGTAGCAGAACTATTGTTTAAACTTTACCCTTATAAAGATGAAGGTTTCTTAACAGAAATGCGTTCGAAGATTGTTTCACGTGCAAACTTGAATCAGCTGTCGCGCAAACTTGGTTTCAACGAACTCATTGAATTTGATGCCCGCATGATCAGTTATCCTAATAAGCAGGGTTCTTTATTGGGCGATGCATTCGAAGCATTGATCGGAGCCGTGTATCTGGATAAAGGGTATAAATTCACTCGTGAATTTTTATTGTCACGCATCATCAAACCACACGTCGATATACACACCCTAGAAATTACTGAAACCAACTTCAAAAGCCGTTTGATCGAATGGTGTCAACACAATGGAAAAGAGGTTGCCTTCATTCAGATCGATAACCCCGAAGGAGAGTCTGCCAAGATGTTCTCTGTTAAGGTGGTGGTAGACGGAGAAGACTGCGGTATAGGTCGCGACTTCAATAAGAAAAGCGCCGAGAAAATGGCCGCAGAAAAAGCCTGCGAGTATTTGAAGATATTTGAATAG
- the hisS gene encoding histidine--tRNA ligase: protein MASIKPSLAKGTRDFTPVEMEKRNHIYNTLKTIFKKYGYSEIQTPSFENLSTLTGKYGDEGDKLIFKILNSGDYLSKAPENLLAEKNSTALISSISEKALRYDLTVPFARYVVMHQNEISLPFKRFQIQPVWRADRPQRGRYREFYQCDVDVVGSDSLLNEAEFVLIYHEALTKLGLKDFNIKLNNRKILSGIAEVVGKPELIVDMTVAIDKLDKIGLEGVNKELLERGFTEADLAVLKPIIELNGSNQEKLDSLKSVLANSSVGLKGVEEIETVFEYLRKLGQSAILEREVEVDITLARGLNYYTGCIFEVKTNEVQMGSIGGGGRYDDLTGMFGLKDLTGVGVSFGADRIYDVLEELQLFPPSNGERTKVLIINFAQALEASTLPILFKLREAGIAAELYPSAVKLKKQMSYADSKQIPYVLLVGDEEVASGQLSLKNMETGEQQKVTLEDLSKILA from the coding sequence ATGGCATCAATTAAACCATCATTAGCTAAAGGAACACGTGATTTTACTCCGGTAGAAATGGAGAAACGTAATCACATTTACAATACATTAAAGACGATTTTCAAGAAGTATGGGTACAGTGAGATTCAGACTCCCTCGTTTGAGAATTTGAGTACATTGACCGGGAAGTATGGAGACGAAGGTGATAAGTTGATTTTTAAGATCTTAAATTCTGGGGATTACTTATCGAAGGCCCCGGAGAACTTATTGGCCGAGAAGAACTCGACTGCTTTGATTTCTTCGATCTCGGAAAAGGCTTTGCGCTATGACTTGACTGTTCCTTTTGCTCGCTATGTGGTGATGCATCAAAATGAAATTTCTTTACCTTTCAAGCGTTTCCAAATACAGCCGGTGTGGCGTGCGGATCGTCCTCAAAGGGGGAGATACCGTGAGTTTTACCAATGTGATGTCGACGTGGTTGGCTCTGATTCTTTGCTGAATGAGGCAGAGTTTGTATTGATCTATCATGAGGCTTTGACGAAATTGGGTTTGAAGGATTTCAATATCAAGTTGAACAACCGTAAGATCCTTTCTGGTATTGCTGAAGTCGTAGGAAAACCTGAATTGATCGTCGATATGACGGTAGCTATCGATAAACTCGATAAGATTGGTTTGGAAGGGGTAAACAAAGAACTCTTGGAGCGTGGTTTTACGGAGGCTGACTTAGCGGTCCTAAAGCCTATCATTGAGCTCAACGGCTCAAATCAAGAGAAATTGGATTCGCTGAAGTCTGTGTTAGCTAATTCCTCTGTTGGTTTAAAGGGGGTAGAGGAGATTGAAACAGTATTTGAATATCTTCGAAAACTCGGTCAGTCTGCAATTTTAGAAAGGGAAGTGGAAGTGGATATAACGCTGGCTCGTGGTCTTAACTATTACACAGGATGTATTTTCGAGGTGAAGACGAACGAGGTGCAGATGGGGAGCATTGGTGGAGGTGGTCGTTATGATGACTTGACCGGTATGTTCGGGTTAAAAGATCTGACTGGCGTAGGAGTTTCCTTTGGGGCGGATCGCATCTATGATGTTTTGGAAGAATTGCAGTTGTTTCCACCGAGCAATGGCGAGCGGACGAAAGTGTTGATCATCAATTTTGCCCAAGCACTAGAGGCATCTACTTTACCTATATTGTTTAAATTGCGTGAAGCTGGTATTGCGGCAGAACTTTATCCGTCGGCCGTGAAACTCAAGAAGCAAATGAGCTATGCAGATTCGAAGCAGATACCTTATGTTTTGTTGGTTGGCGATGAAGAAGTCGCTTCCGGACAATTGAGTTTAAAGAATATGGAAACCGGCGAGCAGCAGAAAGTAACGTTGGAAGATCTATCAAAAATATTAGCATAA
- the pdhA gene encoding pyruvate dehydrogenase (acetyl-transferring) E1 component subunit alpha: protein MSSTPITKETYLEWYKSMLLMRKFEEKSGQLYGQQKIRGFCHLYIGQEAVVAGTMSVIKPEDSLITAYRDHAHALAKGVSADACMAELFGKATGCSKGKGGSMHFFSKEHKFMGGHGIVGGQIPLGAGIAFAEKYLGTNNVNICYMGDGAVRQGAFNETLNMAMLWKLPVIFVCENNGYAMGTSVQRTTNMTDIYKMGLGFDMPCAPVDGMDVVAVHNAMDEAVQRARAGEGPTFLEIRTYRYKGHSMSDPAKYRTKEELEEYKGRDPLLATKHAIVENKYADEAWFAEVDAEIKKIVDDSVKFAEESPYPTADEIYKDVYVQEDYPFVMD from the coding sequence ATGAGTTCAACACCTATAACAAAAGAAACCTATTTAGAGTGGTATAAATCAATGCTGCTCATGCGCAAGTTTGAAGAGAAGTCTGGCCAATTATACGGACAGCAAAAAATACGCGGATTCTGTCACTTATATATTGGACAAGAAGCAGTAGTAGCTGGGACAATGTCAGTTATTAAGCCGGAAGATTCATTGATTACAGCATACCGCGACCACGCTCATGCATTAGCAAAAGGCGTTTCTGCAGATGCTTGTATGGCGGAATTGTTCGGTAAAGCTACTGGTTGTTCAAAAGGTAAAGGTGGTTCGATGCACTTTTTCTCTAAGGAGCATAAATTTATGGGTGGACACGGTATCGTAGGTGGCCAGATTCCTTTAGGTGCTGGTATTGCATTTGCTGAAAAATACTTAGGCACAAACAACGTGAACATCTGTTATATGGGTGATGGCGCTGTACGCCAAGGAGCTTTCAATGAAACATTAAATATGGCGATGTTATGGAAGTTACCTGTAATTTTCGTTTGTGAGAACAACGGTTATGCAATGGGTACTTCAGTACAACGTACAACAAACATGACGGATATCTACAAAATGGGTCTTGGTTTTGATATGCCATGTGCTCCAGTTGATGGTATGGACGTTGTTGCTGTTCACAACGCAATGGATGAGGCTGTTCAACGTGCTCGTGCGGGTGAAGGTCCTACATTCTTAGAAATTCGTACTTACCGTTATAAAGGTCACTCAATGTCTGACCCTGCGAAATACCGTACGAAAGAAGAGTTGGAAGAGTATAAAGGGAGAGATCCATTGTTGGCTACAAAACATGCCATCGTTGAGAACAAGTATGCTGACGAGGCTTGGTTTGCAGAAGTAGATGCTGAGATTAAGAAAATTGTTGATGATTCAGTGAAGTTTGCCGAGGAGTCTCCATATCCTACAGCGGATGAGATCTACAAAGATGTATATGTACAAGAGGATTATCCTTTTGTAATGGATTAA
- a CDS encoding pyruvate dehydrogenase complex dihydrolipoamide acetyltransferase: MAEVVRMPKMSDTMTEGVIAKWHKKVGDKVNSGDLVAEIETDKATMDFESYQEGTLLYIGPKEGEAVAIDAVIAVLGEEGEDYKALLEGDAAPAAKAEETSKEEAPKEEKKEEKAEESSPAGEQVSAEDLGVTVITMPLLSDTMTEGVIAQWNFKVGDSIKSDDAIADVETDKATMEVTAYAEGTLLYVGVEAGQAAKVNDIIAIVGPAGTDVTPLLNQKPAAKAEDKSEEKKADAPAETSPAPEAASSTSSDSRVKASPLAKKIAKEKGIDLSQVKGSAEGGRIVKKDVENFTPSAAPAAAAASAPAKAAETEAKTVSLPQYIGEERFTEKPVNQMRKTIARRLSESLFTAPHFYLNVSIDMDNAIAARAQINEVAPVKVSFNDIVIKAVAIALKQHPAVNSSWLGDKIRYNEHTNIGVAIAVEDGLLVPVVRFADGKSLSHISAEVKDFAQKAKAKKLQPSDWEGSTFTVSNLGMFGIDEFTSIINSPDGAILSVGAIQQIPVVKNGAVVPGNVMKLSLGCDHRVVDGATGAQFLQTLKGLLEAPIRLLA; encoded by the coding sequence ATGGCTGAAGTAGTAAGAATGCCGAAGATGAGCGACACAATGACTGAAGGTGTGATCGCGAAATGGCACAAAAAAGTTGGTGATAAAGTAAACTCTGGTGACTTGGTTGCCGAGATTGAAACAGATAAAGCGACAATGGACTTCGAATCTTATCAAGAAGGAACATTGTTATATATTGGTCCTAAAGAAGGTGAAGCTGTAGCGATTGATGCAGTTATCGCTGTTTTAGGTGAAGAAGGTGAAGATTATAAAGCTTTACTAGAAGGCGACGCGGCACCTGCAGCGAAAGCTGAGGAGACTTCGAAAGAAGAGGCTCCAAAAGAAGAGAAAAAAGAAGAAAAAGCTGAGGAATCGTCTCCTGCTGGCGAACAAGTTTCTGCTGAAGATTTAGGTGTTACTGTAATTACAATGCCTTTACTAAGCGATACGATGACTGAAGGTGTTATCGCACAGTGGAACTTTAAAGTTGGTGATTCTATTAAGTCTGACGATGCGATTGCAGACGTTGAGACAGATAAAGCGACAATGGAAGTAACAGCATACGCTGAAGGTACTTTATTGTATGTTGGTGTTGAGGCTGGTCAAGCGGCGAAAGTAAATGATATCATTGCGATCGTTGGTCCTGCTGGAACTGATGTAACTCCATTGTTGAATCAAAAGCCGGCTGCAAAAGCGGAAGATAAATCCGAAGAGAAGAAAGCTGATGCTCCAGCGGAAACAAGTCCTGCTCCGGAAGCTGCTAGCAGCACTTCATCAGATTCACGTGTGAAAGCTTCTCCATTAGCGAAGAAAATTGCTAAGGAAAAAGGAATTGACCTTTCACAAGTAAAAGGTTCGGCTGAAGGTGGACGTATTGTTAAGAAAGACGTGGAGAACTTTACCCCTTCTGCGGCACCAGCTGCGGCTGCGGCATCTGCTCCTGCGAAAGCTGCAGAGACTGAAGCGAAGACTGTAAGTTTACCTCAATATATTGGAGAAGAGCGTTTCACTGAAAAACCGGTAAACCAAATGCGTAAAACAATTGCTCGTCGTTTGTCAGAGTCATTGTTTACTGCACCTCACTTCTATTTGAACGTTAGTATCGATATGGATAATGCGATCGCTGCGCGTGCTCAAATCAATGAAGTTGCTCCAGTAAAAGTATCGTTCAATGATATCGTTATCAAAGCGGTAGCAATCGCATTGAAACAACACCCTGCTGTGAACTCTTCTTGGTTAGGTGATAAAATCAGATACAATGAGCATACAAACATTGGTGTTGCTATCGCTGTTGAAGACGGCTTGTTAGTACCTGTTGTTCGTTTCGCTGATGGTAAATCGTTATCACATATATCTGCGGAAGTGAAAGACTTCGCTCAAAAAGCAAAAGCTAAGAAATTGCAACCTTCTGATTGGGAAGGATCAACTTTCACCGTTTCTAACTTAGGTATGTTCGGTATTGATGAGTTTACATCGATTATCAATTCACCTGATGGCGCTATTCTTTCCGTAGGTGCTATCCAACAAATTCCAGTTGTTAAGAATGGAGCTGTTGTACCAGGAAACGTAATGAAGTTGTCTTTAGGTTGTGACCACCGCGTAGTGGATGGTGCAACAGGAGCACAATTCTTACAAACTCTAAAAGGATTATTAGAAGCGCCAATTCGTTTATTGGCCTAA
- a CDS encoding serine hydrolase domain-containing protein → MNFRKFSLALGIAVFALASCGGSPEAKQVEEREKQEKKDSISLIYNPAEADQQIDSFMQNLHKRAGFNGNVLVAKKGKILYQNSFGWANHLLKDSLNINSQFELASVSKPMTALGVLILTEQGKLKLTDSVEQYYPDFPYKGITIQQLLSHRSGLPNYVYFAETVWPDRKKGMTNQDAMRLLIQHHPGRYGAPDGRFHYNNSNYMVLGSIIEKVSGKDFAVFMKENVFDPAGMKNTNVYSKAVYEKIPTHVVGHDKVWRRSVVQNYLDGPVGDKGIYSTVRDLYKLDLALRDGRVLGKALQDSSFVPRSDAKRSLFSYGYGWRTFNPPGNPIVYHTGWWHGFKSLFVRDLKNDVTIVLLTNMANGSLNNLDNLYKILEIPILRQNAYNANGEFVQ, encoded by the coding sequence GTGAATTTTAGAAAGTTTAGTTTAGCCCTTGGGATTGCGGTTTTTGCTTTAGCATCCTGCGGAGGGTCTCCAGAAGCAAAGCAGGTTGAAGAGCGGGAAAAGCAGGAGAAAAAAGATAGCATAAGTTTAATATACAATCCTGCGGAAGCGGATCAGCAGATAGATTCATTTATGCAGAATTTGCACAAGCGTGCTGGGTTTAACGGCAATGTTTTGGTGGCAAAGAAAGGGAAGATTCTTTATCAGAATTCGTTTGGTTGGGCAAATCACTTATTGAAGGATAGTCTAAATATCAATTCGCAGTTTGAGTTAGCATCGGTTTCCAAACCTATGACCGCGCTAGGGGTGCTGATCTTGACCGAGCAAGGTAAGTTGAAACTTACGGATTCAGTCGAACAATATTATCCAGATTTTCCATATAAGGGTATTACAATACAGCAATTGTTGTCTCATCGTTCAGGACTTCCAAACTATGTTTATTTTGCGGAGACGGTTTGGCCTGATCGTAAGAAGGGCATGACGAACCAAGATGCGATGAGGTTATTGATTCAGCATCATCCAGGCCGCTATGGTGCGCCCGATGGCAGATTCCATTATAACAATTCTAACTATATGGTCCTAGGATCAATCATCGAGAAGGTGAGTGGGAAGGATTTTGCCGTTTTTATGAAGGAAAATGTTTTCGATCCTGCGGGGATGAAAAATACAAATGTTTATTCTAAAGCGGTTTACGAGAAAATTCCAACACATGTCGTAGGGCATGATAAGGTTTGGAGACGCTCTGTTGTACAGAATTATCTGGATGGGCCTGTGGGCGACAAAGGGATTTATAGTACAGTACGCGACCTGTATAAGCTTGATCTTGCCTTGCGAGATGGTCGTGTATTAGGAAAGGCTTTGCAGGATTCTTCTTTTGTTCCTCGTAGCGACGCCAAGCGGAGTCTGTTCAGTTATGGCTATGGCTGGCGTACATTCAATCCTCCTGGCAATCCAATTGTTTACCATACAGGATGGTGGCATGGATTCAAAAGCTTGTTCGTGCGTGATTTGAAGAACGACGTGACGATTGTACTTCTAACAAACATGGCAAACGGCAGCTTGAATAATTTAGATAATTTGTATAAGATATTAGAAATTCCTATTTTGAGACAAAATGCGTACAACGCAAATGGAGAATTTGTTCAATAA
- a CDS encoding CoA-binding protein, which translates to MKKTLILGASTNPARYSYLVANKLVRKGFPIVNVGRKVGTVAGAEIEPAETIHQDIDTITLYVGPQNQAPYYDYILKTNPKRIIFNPGAENAELADKARAQGIEVVEACTLVMLNTGQF; encoded by the coding sequence ATGAAAAAAACCTTGATTTTGGGAGCGAGTACTAATCCAGCTAGATACTCCTATTTAGTAGCAAATAAGTTGGTAAGGAAAGGATTTCCTATTGTGAATGTTGGTAGAAAGGTTGGAACGGTTGCTGGAGCAGAGATTGAGCCTGCCGAGACTATTCATCAGGATATTGATACGATTACTTTGTATGTTGGTCCACAAAACCAAGCACCTTATTACGATTATATTTTAAAAACTAATCCGAAGCGTATCATCTTTAATCCGGGTGCGGAGAATGCTGAACTTGCAGATAAAGCAAGGGCGCAGGGTATAGAAGTCGTAGAGGCATGTACTTTGGTTATGTTGAATACCGGACAATTTTAA